A single genomic interval of Granulicella tundricola MP5ACTX9 harbors:
- a CDS encoding thioredoxin domain-containing protein, whose amino-acid sequence MQPLSSTPQGVIRFVYVTDLSVGRNPQEVLRVLDALQTDELCPCNWQKGEETIAA is encoded by the coding sequence GTGCAACCTCTCTCGTCGACGCCACAAGGCGTCATTCGCTTTGTCTATGTGACGGATCTTTCCGTGGGCCGGAATCCCCAGGAGGTTCTGCGTGTCCTCGATGCCTTGCAGACCGATGAACTATGCCCCTGCAACTGGCAAAAAGGCGAAGAGACCATCGCAGCCTAA
- a CDS encoding carboxymuconolactone decarboxylase family protein produces the protein MANELTPSATDTLYKLGSETFTSSLGTSAAEFEKGFEDIAPGFGRLILEAEFGTAYHRPGLDLKTRELIIVATCATLGATGYGAAKMHIGAALRAGATRAEIVEALVQITFAAGLPTSIGALEAARDAFAALDKEGR, from the coding sequence ATGGCTAACGAACTCACTCCCTCCGCAACGGACACCCTCTACAAACTTGGTTCCGAAACCTTTACGTCTTCGCTCGGCACGTCTGCGGCCGAATTTGAAAAAGGCTTCGAGGACATTGCGCCTGGATTCGGCCGACTCATTCTGGAAGCAGAGTTCGGTACGGCCTATCACCGTCCCGGTCTCGATCTGAAGACGCGCGAACTCATCATCGTCGCGACTTGCGCAACTCTTGGCGCCACGGGATACGGTGCGGCCAAGATGCATATCGGAGCGGCGCTTCGGGCAGGTGCAACCCGTGCAGAGATCGTCGAAGCGCTCGTGCAAATTACCTTCGCTGCGGGTCTTCCCACTTCTATCGGTGCCCTTGAGGCGGCGCGTGATGCATTCGCCGCCCTCGACAAGGAAGGCCGCTAA
- a CDS encoding carboxymuconolactone decarboxylase family protein gives MNDSTLIRNNTELTLQQLWGTVVASAIGTRNSVLTAAVLAEASKHLSDAAIEAAKAAAAIMGMNNIYYRFQHLSSNEEYARLPARLRMNVLRSHGVEPLDFELWSLAVSAINGCGKCVDSHEKVVRDKGAAEELIAAVDVTLHGNGVFSRWVASASPGASVESYLPCGVCKAPASGRCCIFAGDETAAPSILTILQSLPDGVKERSFIEVESEMDIPLCTRELETDICWLSRDAGRHPVGHLLTNAITSIPNLRSNDIG, from the coding sequence TTGAACGACTCTACGCTCATCCGCAACAACACGGAACTGACCCTGCAACAACTCTGGGGCACAGTGGTTGCGTCCGCGATAGGCACTCGAAACTCCGTCTTGACTGCAGCTGTATTAGCGGAAGCCTCGAAGCATCTCTCTGATGCTGCCATCGAAGCAGCCAAAGCAGCCGCGGCCATTATGGGGATGAACAACATCTATTATCGCTTTCAGCATCTTTCGAGCAACGAGGAATATGCAAGATTGCCCGCTCGATTGAGGATGAATGTCCTTCGTTCGCATGGCGTGGAGCCGCTTGATTTCGAGCTCTGGTCGCTGGCCGTCTCGGCCATCAACGGCTGCGGCAAGTGCGTTGATTCCCATGAGAAAGTCGTACGGGACAAGGGGGCGGCGGAAGAGTTGATCGCTGCTGTCGATGTGACCCTGCATGGTAACGGCGTATTTTCCCGGTGGGTAGCCTCTGCATCGCCCGGGGCCAGCGTGGAAAGTTACTTGCCGTGCGGGGTGTGTAAGGCCCCCGCCTCGGGCAGGTGCTGTATCTTTGCAGGCGATGAGACGGCTGCCCCGTCGATTCTCACGATCCTTCAATCTCTTCCCGACGGCGTCAAGGAACGATCCTTCATCGAAGTTGAGAGTGAGATGGACATTCCACTCTGCACCCGGGAATTGGAGACAGACATCTGTTGGCTCTCGCGAGATGCAGGGAGGCACCCAGTCGGACACCTCCTGACGAATGCCATCACATCCATCCCCAATCTAAGGTCAAATGATATTGGTTAG
- a CDS encoding TetR/AcrR family transcriptional regulator, which yields MLPRPERSIFESLAQLDVLSKRDTILAAASRVFIQHGYEGTSMELVAQTAGSARRTLYNQFPEGKAQLFHAVVERMWMAFPVMSIDTDEAMLADPAKGLRTIGYAIGEFWRSPLAVSFLRMIIGEASRFPELMRSFFDAGKTPAVGAIRNYIAELGKRGVLKLTDAELASQQFIGMVDESLLWVRVMGSEAELSSARITEVVEQAVVIFLGHYLRGKLSTKSPKARRAKSALGIRSRVP from the coding sequence ATGCTTCCTCGTCCTGAACGGTCCATCTTCGAATCCCTGGCTCAGCTTGACGTCCTGTCGAAGCGTGACACCATCCTGGCGGCGGCGAGTCGGGTCTTCATTCAGCACGGTTACGAAGGAACCAGCATGGAGCTCGTCGCTCAGACGGCAGGGTCTGCCAGGCGAACCCTCTATAACCAGTTTCCAGAGGGGAAGGCGCAGTTGTTCCATGCGGTGGTCGAGCGTATGTGGATGGCGTTCCCGGTTATGTCGATCGATACGGATGAGGCGATGCTCGCCGATCCTGCCAAGGGTCTTCGTACGATTGGATACGCAATCGGCGAGTTCTGGCGGTCTCCTCTTGCCGTCTCATTTCTGCGCATGATCATTGGAGAGGCCTCACGATTCCCGGAGCTGATGAGGAGCTTCTTCGATGCGGGAAAGACCCCGGCGGTGGGGGCGATCCGAAACTACATTGCGGAGTTGGGCAAGCGAGGTGTGCTCAAGCTTACCGATGCCGAACTCGCATCGCAGCAGTTCATCGGGATGGTGGACGAGTCCCTCCTTTGGGTTCGTGTCATGGGGTCTGAGGCGGAACTCTCTTCGGCGCGGATCACAGAGGTTGTTGAGCAAGCGGTTGTGATCTTCCTGGGGCACTATCTCCGCGGCAAGCTTTCCACCAAGTCACCCAAGGCGCGAAGAGCTAAGAGTGCTCTCGGGATTCGATCTCGGGTCCCTTGA